The Anaerotignum propionicum DSM 1682 sequence AAGGCTTGTTGGGTGAGGGCATTGACCTTTTGCTTGAGGCAAAAAAAATGACAGGGCTTCCTATCGTTTCTGAAATTATGAATATTACCCACCTTCCCTTATTTGATCCCGTTGATGTTGTGCAGGTTGGGGCAAGAAATATGCAGAACTTTGAGCTTTTGAAAGAGCTTGGCAAGACAAAAAAGGTAATCTTATTAAAAAGAGGCTTAGCAAATACCATTGACGAGCTGTTGATGAGCGCTGAATATATTATGGCTGGCGGCAATGAAAATGTAATTCTTTGCGAAAGAGGTATCCGTACCTTTGAAACAAGAACCAGGAATACATTGGATTTATCCATTATTCCAGTGTTGAAAAAATTAACCCATCTGCCTGTAGTGATTGATCCCAGCCATGCGTTAGGATACTCCTACATGGTGAAGCCCATGGCTTTGGCGGCAACCGCTGCGGGAGCCGATGGATTGATGATTGAGGTGCATAACGACCCTCCTCATGCTTTATGCGATGGAGCACAATCATTGACACCGGAAGCATTTGATGATGTGGCAAAGGCTGTATTTCAGATTAGACCCTTCGCTTGCAGATTTGATGATTAATTTGATGCAAGTGAATAGTAGGTAAGCATATTTACTGAAAAGTTGGGAGTGGCTGTTCTGAAAGAAAGGAGATTAAGGTGAGTTTATGAATATAGGAGTAATTGGTATGGGGCTCATTGGGGGTTCTATGGCAAAGGCAATCAAACAAAAAACGGATCATACTGTGTTTGGCTGGGATGGCTCGGAAAACGTCCGTTTCAGCGCAAAGCTGGCAGAAGCGGTACATGATATTTTGGAGGAAGGAAACCCTTCCAACTGTGATTTGGTTCTAATCGCTTTATATCCGGGAGCAACGGTGGATTATGTGAAGAAATTCGCCTCCCAGTTTAAAAAGGGGGCAATGGTTGTTGATTGTGCAGGCATTAAGCGCAGTGTTTGCCAACCATTGCAGGAGGTTGCAGCACAAAATGGATTTATTTTCTGCGGTGCCCACCCCATGGCAGGGATTGAGCGTAGTGGCTTTACTTATTCAACCCCTGACTTATTTGAAGGTGCAACAATGATTTTAACACCTTATACAGGAACGGATATTGCACCTATGAATGAGTTAAGTTTCTTTTTTAAAAGCCTTGGTTTTGCAAAAATGCAAGTTGCCACCGATGCAGAACATGACCAAATGATTGCATATACCTCTCAATTGGCTCACGTTGTTTCCAGCGCATACATCAAAAGCGAATTGTCCCCTAAGTTTAAAGGGTTTTCAGCAGGAAGCTTTCATGATATGACCCGTGTGGCAAAGCTCAATGAAACCATGTGGACGGAATTGTTTTTAGACAACAGCGATTTCCTCGCAGATGAAATTGATGGTTTGATTAAACGTTTGCAGGTTTACAGCAAGGCAATACGAGAAAAAGACGGGGACAAATTAAAGGCAATTCTAAAAGAGGGTAAGGAAAAACGCCTAGCAGTAGACGATATAAAGGAATTTGAATGAGGGGTTGCCCATATGAAAAAAGTCGAGGTAAATACATCTACCCAGTACGATATATTAATTGGAAAAGGTCTCTTAACACAAGTTGGCAAAGAAATTGCAAGCCGCATTTCTCCTTGCAAGGTGGCAATGATAACAGATGATAAAGTGGATTGCTTATTTTCTGCCACCGTTGCACATTCATTAACAAATGCAGGGTTTGATTTTTGCAAATTTGTGTTCCCAAGGGGAGAAGGTTCAAAACATATCGGCACCTTAAGTGATATCTTAGAGTTTCTGGCAGAGAATGAAATGACTAGACAAGATATTGTCGTTGCTTTGGGCGGCGGTGTGGTAGGGGATATGGCAGGCTTTGCCGCCGCTGTTTACCAAAGAGGAATTGATTTTGTGCAAATCCCCACAACTTTTTTGGCGGCAGTAGATTCCTCTGTAGGAGGGAAAACTGCCATTGATTTAAAGGCGGGCAAAAATATGGCAGGCGCATTTTATCAGCCGAAGTTGGTTCTTTGTGATACAAATGTTCTGCAAACTCTGCCCGAGGAAGTTTTTGCTGATGGCATTGCTGAGACCTTGAAGTATGGAATTATAGGAAATGAAGATTTATTTAATAGGGTTGCGTCATTAGATTTTACCCATGACTTGGAAGAAATCATTGAAATTTGTGTGTCTATGAAAAGAGATATTGTAATGCGGGACGAGTTTGACAATGGAGAACGTCAGTTGTTGAACTTGGGGCATACCTTAGGACATTCCATAGAAAAACTAAGCGACTTTTCCATTTCCCATGGGCATGGGGTTGCCATAGGGCTATACCTAATTGCCAATGCCGCAGAAGTAAGAGGTTTGGCAGAAAGTGGTTTGGCAGAACGCATTCGCAAGGCATTAACGAAAAATGGGTTGCCTGTGAAAACCGAATTTTCTGCCCAGCAGATTGCACAGGGAACGTTGATGGACAAAAAAAGAAGGGGTGGAGCGATCAGCTTTGTATTCCCCGAAAAAATCGGACAATGCCGTATTGAAAAAATTCCTGTTGAGGAAGTAGAGCAATTAGTGGCGGAGGCCATGAAAAGTAGGTGAAGTGATTGAATATTAAAATCGGAAAAAGCATTCTAAAGGGAAATATAAAAGTGATTTCTTCCAAATCCGACGCCCATCGTTTGCTGATAGGTGGGGCTTTGGCAGATAAACCCACTAAAATTTTCTTAGAGGGCTGGTCGAATGATATAGAGGCTACAAAAAGTTGTCTTGAGACATTGGGATGCGAGGTGATACGGGACAATGACGGCATCCAGATTACCCCCCTTTGGGATGGGCAAGCAGATGATATTGTGTTGGACTGTGTGGAAAGTGGCTCCACCCTTCGTTTTTTGCTACCCATTGTGGCTGCATTGGGGAAGCATGCAATTCTAGAGGGACAAGGAAGGCTGCCTGAAAGACCCATTGATGTATTATTGGAGGAGCTTAGAGCTCATGGCTCTTTGGTAAAGGAAAATAATTTACCGCTGGTGATGGCGGGGCAAATTAGCGGAGGCGTTTACACACTACCGGGGAATATTAGCTCTCAGTTCATAACAGGCCTTTTGTTTGCACTACCTCTTTTAGAGGAAGACAGCGAAATACGACTAACCACAAAAATGGAATCCAGAGGTTATGTTGATATGACCTTAGATACCTTGAGACTCTTTCAAATTGAAATAGAAGAGAAAGATTGGGGTTTCAAAATAAAAGGGGGACAAACTTATCGCTCACCCCTTGAAGTTTCCGCAGAGGGTGATTGGTCAGGTGCTGCATTTTGGGTTGTTGCGGGGGGCATCGGTGGAGAGATCACTTGTACTGGCTTACGGAAGAATTCCTGTCAGGGAGACAAAGAGATTGTTGATCTAATGGAGCAGTTTGGTGCAAAGGTTACTTGGGGCGAAAATGAAGTTATGGTTTGTGGAGGCAATTTAAAGGGAATTACCATTGATGCCGCCCAGATTCCCGATTTAGTTCCTGCCCTTTGTGTAGCAGCAGCATTAGCAGAGGGAACAACGATTATTTATAATGCGGGTAGACTGCGAATGAAGGAAAGTGACCGTCTGAAGGCGATGGCAGAAGGCTTGCAAAAGCTTGGAGTGCGTGTATCGCAACAGCCGGAGTCTATTAAGATTGAGGGGGGCAGCGTGCATCCTGAGGGGGAAGTGGTTTTAGATTCCTACGATGATCATCGCATTGTTATGTCTCTTGCAATTGCGGCGGCAGCAATGGGCGTGGAGGCGGTGATAGAAAGGGCGGAAGCTGTTTCCAAATCTTATCCCACGTTCTTTGCAGAGTTTACACGACTAGGGGGTGCGGCGGATGTCTTCTAACTATGGACATAAGGTGAAAATCAGCATTTTTGGACAGTCCCATTCTGATGCCATCGGTGTGGTGATCGATGGGTTGCCTGCCGGAGAAGAAATAGACTTAGAGAAGGCACAGCGGTTTTTAGACCGCAGAGCCCCCGGTAAAAATGCTTATTCTACCCCCAGAAAAGAGGGGGATCAGGTTCAGGTGGTTTCGGGTTTGTTTCAAGGCAGAACTTGCGGCGCACCAATTTGTGCAATGATTGAGAATACAAATACAAAATCTAAAGATTATGACCAACTGAAAGACTTGCCAAGACCCGGTCATGCGGATTTTACCGCAGAAATGAAATATCAAGGTTTTCAAGACCACCGTGGTGGCGGTCATTTTTCAGGGAGATTGACAGCACCTCTTTGCTTTGCCGGGGCGGTATGCTTACAAATATTAGAGCGTAGAGGTATTGCCATTGGAGCACATATCCTTTCCATTCATGAAGGGAAAGATGAAAGCTTCAATCCTGTTGATATTACAAAAGATGAGTTGGTACAAATTAATGAAAAAGCTTTTCCCACAATAGATGATGGTGTGGCAGAAAAAATGCAGGAAATCATTCAAAAGGCTAGAGAGCAAGGGGACTCTGTTGGCGGTGTGATTGAGAGTGCTGCCATTGGACTACCGGTGGGTATTGGCGAGCCTATGTTTGATGGTTTGGAAAGTAAGCTATCTTCTATCCTATTTGCCATTCCGGCAGTAAAGGGTGTAGAGTTTGGTGAAGGCTTTGGTGCGGCAGAGCTTCTTGGCTCGGAAAACAATGATAGCTTCTATTATATAGATGAAACTGGTGAAATTAAGACGAAAACCAATCATCATGGTGGTAGTTTGGGAGGAATCTCCAGTGGAATGCCATTGGTCGTTCGAACCGCATTTAAGCCTACCCCATCTATCAGCAAAGAGCAGTCAACGATTAGTCTCAAGGAAGGAAAAGATGCCTCATTAAAGGTTGTAGGGAGGCATGATCCTTGTATTGTTCCCAGAGCGGTACCTTGCGTGGAGGCGGCCATGGCTATTGCTTTACTGGATTTATATGAGGAAAATAGAAAATAGAATTTTACAACATTATATGTTCTTTTGAATCATCTGAATTATTATATTATTAGAACAAAATACGTTTTGGTATATGTCAGAGAAACTTCCGCAGCACATTTAAATTAGGAATAGCGACCATTGAGGAAATGCTATATTTAAGGAGGAACGAAAGATGGATTTAGAGGCTTTAAGATTGAGAGTAAATGAAATTGATGATGAAATTGCCAAGCTGTTTGTAGAACGAATGCAGACATCAGCGAAAATTGCAGAGGCAAAGGCAGAAAAAAATTTACCAGTTTTAGATCAAAAAAGAGAAAACCAGGTGCTGCAACGGGTGATGGATCAAGCGGGAGAAGAATTTGAATTATATATTAAAACCCTGTATCATACCATGTTTGAAGTCAGCAGAAGCTATCAGGCAGGCCTCTTAACAAAAGAAACACCTCTGTCTCAAGAAATTATTGCAAACTTTCAAGAACCCAAGCTGGAATTCCCCAGAAAAGCAATTGTTGCCTGCCAGGGAGTGGAGGGTTCTTATGCAGAGCGAGCATGCGGAAAGCTTTTTTCTATGCCCAATACCATGTTTTTCAATAGTTTTGAAAGTGTGTTCAATGCTGTAGAAATGGGGCTTTGCCAATATGGCGTTTTGCCAATTGAAAACAGCTCTGCCGGTTCAGTAACAGAAGTGTATGATTTGATGGTTCGTCATAAATTTTATGTGGTAAAAAGTTTAAAACTGCATATCAATCATGCCCTTGTAACGAAAAAAGGCATTAAGCTTTCCGACATCAAAGAAATCATCTCTCATGAGCAAGCTTTGCAGCAATGCAGTGAATTTTTGAAATCCTTACCTAATGTAAAAGTTACTGTGTTCGAAAATACAGCTACAGCGGCAAAATATGTTGCGGAATGTGACCGTACAGATATAGCGGCACTTTCTTCACCTGAATGCGCAAAGCTCTATGGCTTAGATATTCTGAAAGAGGATGTTCAGAATAATGCCAATAACTATACTCGCTTTATTTGTATCGCAAAGAATATGGAGATTTATGCCGGAGCAAACAAAATAAGCTTAATGCTTTCTGTAGAACATAGACCGGGCTCTCTTCATGAAATGATTGGGAAGGTTGCATGCCAAGGTTTGAATCTTTCCAAGCTGGAAAGCCGTCCTATCCCAGGGAAAGATTTTGAATTTCGCTTCTATTTTGACATCGAGGGTTCCGTATTCTCTCCTTATGTATTGACACTACTGAAGGATATGGAATTATCCGCAGAACAATTATCCTTCTTAGGATGCTATTCAGAAATGTAAGGGGCGATGGTATGAAGATTCTCGTACTGAACGGACCAAACTTGAATATGCTCGGGATTCGTGAAAAAGGAATTTATGGAAATGAAACCTATGAGGACTTGGTGCGTTTCATTGAAGAAACAGCCAATGAAGAAGGTATTGAGGTGGAAATAGTACAATCCAATCATGAGGGTGCTTTGGTTGACCGCATACAGCAGGCTTACTTCGATAAAACAGAGGGGATTGTGATAAATCCCGCTGCCTATACCCATACCAGCGTTGCCATTTTGGATGCGTTGAAGGCGGTGAATCTGCCTGCAGTAGAGGTGCATATTTCTGATGTGAGCCAGAGAGAAGATTTTCGTCAGATTTCCTATGCGGGAAAGGCTTGTGTCAAAACGATTATGGGCAAAGGCTTTTTGGGATATAAAGAAGCCATGCTGTTTTTACTGGAAAGAAGTAATGGGGAGGGGAAGAAGCGATGATTTCAAAAAATATGAAGGAATTGGTAGATAAGAGCGCCGCAATTAGTGCACTATTTACGGAAGGCCCACGATTGCGTAAACTATTGGGGGATGAAAATGTTTTTGATTTTGGCATTGGCAACCCCAACGTGAAGGCTCCCATTTCGGTCAATGAAACAGCAATTGAATTGCTAGAGAATATGGATTCTTTGACGCTACATAGCTATACTGACGGTGCAGGCATACCTTCGGTACGTCAGGCCATTGCGGAAAGCCTAAATCGTCGTTTTGGTGAAGAATATACAGGAAAAAATATTGTTATGACCACAGGTGCGGCTGGAGGCTTGAATGTTATTTTAAAAGTTCTCTTGGATCAAGGGGACGAAGTTTTGACCTTTGCCCCTTATTTTTCAGAATACGATGTATATGTTGCCAATGCAGGTGGACGATTGATTTCCATTGCCCCCAATATTCCTTCTTTCTTACCTGATGCCAACAAATTGGAGGAAGCGATTAGCTCCAAAACAAAGGCAATTATCATTAACAACCCCAATAACCCCACAGGTGTGGTTTATGATGAAGAAACCCTGAAAAAGGTTGCAGAGGTTTTAAACAAGAAGGGGAAAGAATTTGGAACTACGATTTATTTGATTTCTGATGAGCCATACAGGGAATTGGTTTTTGATGGTGTGACAGTGCCTTACATACCAAAGATTTATGGTAATACAATTGTTGCCTACTCCTTCTCAAAATCCCTTTCCTTGCCGGGCGATAGAATTGGTTATTTAACCATCCCTTCTACTGTGGAAGATTTTGAGGATGTGGTTTACGGCACAGGGGTAGCTAACCGTGTGCTGGGGTTTGTCAATGCCCCTGCATTACAGCAATTGGTGGTGGCAAGATGCTGTGATGAAAAGTCGGACATTGCTTTTTATGATAAAAACAGGGAAATTCTATACAATGCCTTAATCAGCTACGGTTTTGAATGTGCAAAACCACAAGGCGCATTTTACCTCTTTGTAAAGGCGCTGGAAGAAGATGATGTTGCTTTTGTAAATAAAGCCAAGGAATACGGTATTCTGATGACACCAGGTAGAGGTTTTGGTTGTAAAGGTTATGTCAGAATTGCCTATTGTGTGGCAAGAGCTGTCATCGAGAGAGCCCTTCCTTCCTTTGAAAAGCTGGCAAAGGCGTATAAAAAATAAGAATATAAATAAACGAAAAACAGGTATTGCATATGCAATACCTGTTTTTCATTTATGGGAGGAAAGTGGAGAGGAATTTTGAATTGGAAGAAAACCGAATTCTTTAAAAACTAACGGTGGAGGGATAGTGGTTGGGGAATAAATTGTCGTATCTCGTTGAAATATTCTCTTATATGAGTATAAACATTGAATTATCAAGGTTTTTTTCTGAAAAACGCAGAATTTTTTTGTACTATGGGGCTTGCCTATTTCCGTTAAATATATTACAATGTGGTTAATAGTGGTGGAAAGTGGGCGAAAATGGTTTGAAATGCCCTATATTTCCCTTAGAGGGTGAAGGGTGGTGACTACAAAATGTTTCTTGGCGAATTTCAGCATTCAATTGATTCTAAAGGGCGCTTAATTGTGCCGTCGAAATTTCGAGATGGCTTAGGCGAACATTTTGTGGTAACCAAAGGTTTGGATAATTGTTTGTTTGCTTATCCAAAAAGTGAATGGGCAATTTTTGAAGAAAAATTAAAACAGCTACCCTTAACCAGCAGTGGCGCAAGAAAATTTGTCCGTTTTTTCTTTTCAGGCGCTATCGAATGTGATTTAGATAATCAGGGAAGAATAAATTTGCCTGCAAATCTCAGAGAATACGCAGGATTAAAAAAGGACGTTGTTTCTATTGGCGTAAACAATCGTGTGGAAATCTGGAATAAGGATGATTGGGCTGAATATAACAACGAAGAAAATTTCATCAGCAATGAATTGGCTTTTGAAATGGAGAATTTGGGAATTTAATTATGGCGGCGGGACAGGCCTTCAATGAAAATGCTTATTGTGGTTTTCGAATTCTCACTGAAATTGAAGATTTGACTGCTTTGATAAAAATATATAACGGAAGAGAATTACTCAAAATTAACGTAAATCAGAAAGGATAGGGATGGCGAGATTGCGCTGTCCACGGTGACCATTTTGGAATTTCATCATGTTTCCGTACTTCTATGGGAGTGCATCGAAAATTTAAAGATTAAGCCTGATGGGGTTTATGTAGATGGAACAATGGGTGGTGGCGGTCATTCCTTAGAAATTGCAAAAAAACTGACAACAGGTAGACTGATTTGTATTGATCAGGATTTGAATGCCCATAAGGCGGCAAAGGAAAGATTAAAGGATCATTTAGATAAAATTAACTTTGTGCACAATAATTTTGGTAATATTGGCAGTATTTTGGATGGATTGGGTATTGAAAAAATTGATGGAATGCTTTTGGACATAGGGGTTTCTTCTCATCAGTTGGATGAAGCGGAGAGAGGCTTTTCTTATCAGCAGGATGCACCATTGGATATGAGAATGGATACCACCAATTCATTTTCGGCGTATACCCTCATTAATGAATATAATGAGGACGAGCTAAATCGTGTAATTTTCAACTATGGTGAAGAACGTTGGGCAAGAAGAATTGCTCAGTTCATCATACAGGAAAGGCAAAATAAGCCCATCGAAACAACAGGTGAATTGGTTGAGGTGATTAAAAAGGCAGTGCCAAAGGGTGCCAGAAAGGATGGCCCTCATCCTGCCAAGAGAACCTTTCAGGCAATTCGCATTGAGGTAAATGGTGAGTTGGATGTCTTGCAGCAAGCCATTGATGCTGTGGCAAATAGACTGAATCCCGGTGGAAGGCTTTGTATTATTACCTTTCATTCTCTGGAAGACAGAATTGTAAAAGAGGCATTTCGAAAGCAAGAAAATCCTTGTATTTGCCCCCCTCAATTTCCTATTTGTATGTGTGGAAAAAAGCGAATGGGTAAGGTAATCACAAGAAAACCCATTGTATCTGGTGAGGAAGAGTTGGAGATGAATCCCCGTGCCAGAAGCGCGAAGCTTCGCGTATTGGAGGGAGTAGAAAATTAAATGAAAGGGGTATTGGGCATGGCAGCGAAGAAATATGACAAAAATAGAAATAATTTTAAAGGTTCTTCCTACTATGCCTACGGCAACGTCGCATACGACGTGCAGCCGGAATATACCCCTTATTATACAGACGAAGAAGATGAAAAAAATCGTATTGCAGAGGAAAAAGCCCAAAAGGCAGAAAACAGAGAAAGTAGGATTACTGCGTTTAAGCTTATTATAATTATGATTCTTCTTTTTGCTGGTAGCATTGTTTTCATGGGGATGAACGTTAGAGTTGCCAATGAGAGAGTAGAGCTTCGGAAGGAAAAAAATCAACTAGCTGAATTGAAAGCAAGTAACGCCATTTTAGAGGCTGAGCTAACGGAGCAGATTGACTTGGGCTATATTAAGGAGCAGGCTACAACACGCCTAGGTATGGCTGAACCACAGCCTTACCAAATCATATACATAGATGTACCCAAGCAGAGTTATACTGTGCAATATGCGGCGGACACAACAAATGAAGATAATAATTCTGGTTTTTTAAAATTTAAAAGTCGATTGAAAAAGGATTGATGCATGATGAAAAAAACAACATCAGGAATAAAGGCAAACGGTAAATTTGCTTTTATTCTTTTTGTGTTTATGGCAGTATTTACAACTGTTTTTGGCAGAATTGTTTATCTGAAGGCAGTTCATGGAGAAGAGTATGAGGCAGCTGCAAAAAATCAGCAGATTAACCGTTATGATTCAGTCATTGCTGCCAACAGAGGGAGCATCCTCGACCGAAACGAGCAAGTGCTGGCAATTTCAACGGCGGTTTATAATGTGGTTCTTGACCCTTTGGTTTTAGCAGAAAATAAAGAAGCCGAGCAAGAAAAGACGTTAACGACATTATGCCAGAAATTTCCTGAACTGGACTATGCAACTTTAAAAGGGTACATTACCGTAAATCCTACGACAGGAAAAATAAACTTGCCAAACCACTGGAAATACTTAGTGAAAGAGGTTGATCGTTCCATAAAAGAGGAGCTGGAGGGTTTAAAATTAAAGGGTGTTTATTACGAGAAGACAACAAAACGCTCTTATCCTCTGAAAACGTTAGGGTGTCACTTGTTGGGTTTCATCCGAGGAGATGCCCAATGGGGCATTGAAGGAAAATACGGTGATTATATGGTTGGCACACCGGGACGCTCTTTTATTCTTTACGATGGTGCTGATGGGGTTTCTTATCAGGACTATCCTGCCAAAGATGGTGATACTGTAATCACCACCATTGACTACACCATTCAGCAGTATGCCGAAGATGCTGTGGCAGAGACTGCTGCCAAATGGCCTGCTGATCATATTGCTTCTATTGTGATGGATCCTAATACAGGGGAAATCATTGCTTTGGCC is a genomic window containing:
- the aroF gene encoding 3-deoxy-7-phosphoheptulonate synthase, with translation MIVVLKNGTKPEQIDNLKAWLKSMGIDTHMSVGVNHTIVGLVGDTSGVDMDLVRSLDIVENVQRIQEPFKNANKKFHNGRLVVDVNGVKIGGGEFQIIAGPCSVESREQVCFVAECVKKSGAGFLRGGAFKPRTSPYAFQGLLGEGIDLLLEAKKMTGLPIVSEIMNITHLPLFDPVDVVQVGARNMQNFELLKELGKTKKVILLKRGLANTIDELLMSAEYIMAGGNENVILCERGIRTFETRTRNTLDLSIIPVLKKLTHLPVVIDPSHALGYSYMVKPMALAATAAGADGLMIEVHNDPPHALCDGAQSLTPEAFDDVAKAVFQIRPFACRFDD
- a CDS encoding prephenate dehydrogenase, with product MNIGVIGMGLIGGSMAKAIKQKTDHTVFGWDGSENVRFSAKLAEAVHDILEEGNPSNCDLVLIALYPGATVDYVKKFASQFKKGAMVVDCAGIKRSVCQPLQEVAAQNGFIFCGAHPMAGIERSGFTYSTPDLFEGATMILTPYTGTDIAPMNELSFFFKSLGFAKMQVATDAEHDQMIAYTSQLAHVVSSAYIKSELSPKFKGFSAGSFHDMTRVAKLNETMWTELFLDNSDFLADEIDGLIKRLQVYSKAIREKDGDKLKAILKEGKEKRLAVDDIKEFE
- the aroB gene encoding 3-dehydroquinate synthase, coding for MKKVEVNTSTQYDILIGKGLLTQVGKEIASRISPCKVAMITDDKVDCLFSATVAHSLTNAGFDFCKFVFPRGEGSKHIGTLSDILEFLAENEMTRQDIVVALGGGVVGDMAGFAAAVYQRGIDFVQIPTTFLAAVDSSVGGKTAIDLKAGKNMAGAFYQPKLVLCDTNVLQTLPEEVFADGIAETLKYGIIGNEDLFNRVASLDFTHDLEEIIEICVSMKRDIVMRDEFDNGERQLLNLGHTLGHSIEKLSDFSISHGHGVAIGLYLIANAAEVRGLAESGLAERIRKALTKNGLPVKTEFSAQQIAQGTLMDKKRRGGAISFVFPEKIGQCRIEKIPVEEVEQLVAEAMKSR
- the aroA gene encoding 3-phosphoshikimate 1-carboxyvinyltransferase, with the translated sequence MNIKIGKSILKGNIKVISSKSDAHRLLIGGALADKPTKIFLEGWSNDIEATKSCLETLGCEVIRDNDGIQITPLWDGQADDIVLDCVESGSTLRFLLPIVAALGKHAILEGQGRLPERPIDVLLEELRAHGSLVKENNLPLVMAGQISGGVYTLPGNISSQFITGLLFALPLLEEDSEIRLTTKMESRGYVDMTLDTLRLFQIEIEEKDWGFKIKGGQTYRSPLEVSAEGDWSGAAFWVVAGGIGGEITCTGLRKNSCQGDKEIVDLMEQFGAKVTWGENEVMVCGGNLKGITIDAAQIPDLVPALCVAAALAEGTTIIYNAGRLRMKESDRLKAMAEGLQKLGVRVSQQPESIKIEGGSVHPEGEVVLDSYDDHRIVMSLAIAAAAMGVEAVIERAEAVSKSYPTFFAEFTRLGGAADVF
- the aroC gene encoding chorismate synthase, yielding MSSNYGHKVKISIFGQSHSDAIGVVIDGLPAGEEIDLEKAQRFLDRRAPGKNAYSTPRKEGDQVQVVSGLFQGRTCGAPICAMIENTNTKSKDYDQLKDLPRPGHADFTAEMKYQGFQDHRGGGHFSGRLTAPLCFAGAVCLQILERRGIAIGAHILSIHEGKDESFNPVDITKDELVQINEKAFPTIDDGVAEKMQEIIQKAREQGDSVGGVIESAAIGLPVGIGEPMFDGLESKLSSILFAIPAVKGVEFGEGFGAAELLGSENNDSFYYIDETGEIKTKTNHHGGSLGGISSGMPLVVRTAFKPTPSISKEQSTISLKEGKDASLKVVGRHDPCIVPRAVPCVEAAMAIALLDLYEENRK
- a CDS encoding bifunctional chorismate mutase/prephenate dehydratase, which encodes MDLEALRLRVNEIDDEIAKLFVERMQTSAKIAEAKAEKNLPVLDQKRENQVLQRVMDQAGEEFELYIKTLYHTMFEVSRSYQAGLLTKETPLSQEIIANFQEPKLEFPRKAIVACQGVEGSYAERACGKLFSMPNTMFFNSFESVFNAVEMGLCQYGVLPIENSSAGSVTEVYDLMVRHKFYVVKSLKLHINHALVTKKGIKLSDIKEIISHEQALQQCSEFLKSLPNVKVTVFENTATAAKYVAECDRTDIAALSSPECAKLYGLDILKEDVQNNANNYTRFICIAKNMEIYAGANKISLMLSVEHRPGSLHEMIGKVACQGLNLSKLESRPIPGKDFEFRFYFDIEGSVFSPYVLTLLKDMELSAEQLSFLGCYSEM
- the aroQ gene encoding type II 3-dehydroquinate dehydratase, which translates into the protein MKILVLNGPNLNMLGIREKGIYGNETYEDLVRFIEETANEEGIEVEIVQSNHEGALVDRIQQAYFDKTEGIVINPAAYTHTSVAILDALKAVNLPAVEVHISDVSQREDFRQISYAGKACVKTIMGKGFLGYKEAMLFLLERSNGEGKKR
- a CDS encoding pyridoxal phosphate-dependent aminotransferase, whose product is MISKNMKELVDKSAAISALFTEGPRLRKLLGDENVFDFGIGNPNVKAPISVNETAIELLENMDSLTLHSYTDGAGIPSVRQAIAESLNRRFGEEYTGKNIVMTTGAAGGLNVILKVLLDQGDEVLTFAPYFSEYDVYVANAGGRLISIAPNIPSFLPDANKLEEAISSKTKAIIINNPNNPTGVVYDEETLKKVAEVLNKKGKEFGTTIYLISDEPYRELVFDGVTVPYIPKIYGNTIVAYSFSKSLSLPGDRIGYLTIPSTVEDFEDVVYGTGVANRVLGFVNAPALQQLVVARCCDEKSDIAFYDKNREILYNALISYGFECAKPQGAFYLFVKALEEDDVAFVNKAKEYGILMTPGRGFGCKGYVRIAYCVARAVIERALPSFEKLAKAYKK
- the mraZ gene encoding division/cell wall cluster transcriptional repressor MraZ, whose protein sequence is MFLGEFQHSIDSKGRLIVPSKFRDGLGEHFVVTKGLDNCLFAYPKSEWAIFEEKLKQLPLTSSGARKFVRFFFSGAIECDLDNQGRINLPANLREYAGLKKDVVSIGVNNRVEIWNKDDWAEYNNEENFISNELAFEMENLGI
- the rsmH gene encoding 16S rRNA (cytosine(1402)-N(4))-methyltransferase RsmH, with amino-acid sequence MEFHHVSVLLWECIENLKIKPDGVYVDGTMGGGGHSLEIAKKLTTGRLICIDQDLNAHKAAKERLKDHLDKINFVHNNFGNIGSILDGLGIEKIDGMLLDIGVSSHQLDEAERGFSYQQDAPLDMRMDTTNSFSAYTLINEYNEDELNRVIFNYGEERWARRIAQFIIQERQNKPIETTGELVEVIKKAVPKGARKDGPHPAKRTFQAIRIEVNGELDVLQQAIDAVANRLNPGGRLCIITFHSLEDRIVKEAFRKQENPCICPPQFPICMCGKKRMGKVITRKPIVSGEEELEMNPRARSAKLRVLEGVEN
- a CDS encoding FtsB family cell division protein, yielding MKGVLGMAAKKYDKNRNNFKGSSYYAYGNVAYDVQPEYTPYYTDEEDEKNRIAEEKAQKAENRESRITAFKLIIIMILLFAGSIVFMGMNVRVANERVELRKEKNQLAELKASNAILEAELTEQIDLGYIKEQATTRLGMAEPQPYQIIYIDVPKQSYTVQYAADTTNEDNNSGFLKFKSRLKKD